A window from Thiomonas sp. FB-Cd encodes these proteins:
- a CDS encoding type II toxin-antitoxin system RatA family toxin has protein sequence MTSCRVQRDLAVPNDALFALVADVEAYPRYMPGWKAVRVLARAGSSCRVEQTINLVGAEITFESIAEWDPPHRLDIRATDSPSQPFRKFHLCWTFTPTGPQQTLLQVELECEFRSALLTHVARRMSWILLNRAIDAFERKATLLMDKPGIDSHGGSAASTLSNHDPSR, from the coding sequence ATGACTTCCTGCCGCGTCCAACGTGATCTCGCCGTTCCGAACGACGCCTTGTTTGCACTGGTCGCCGACGTCGAGGCCTATCCCCGATACATGCCTGGATGGAAGGCCGTTCGGGTTCTCGCGCGAGCGGGTTCGTCCTGCCGGGTCGAGCAGACCATCAATCTCGTCGGCGCCGAAATCACGTTCGAGTCCATCGCAGAATGGGATCCGCCCCACCGTCTGGATATTCGGGCAACTGACAGCCCATCACAGCCCTTTCGCAAATTCCACTTGTGCTGGACCTTCACCCCGACTGGCCCACAACAAACGCTGCTTCAAGTCGAACTCGAATGTGAATTCCGTTCCGCGCTCCTGACCCATGTGGCACGCCGTATGAGTTGGATCTTGCTCAATCGCGCCATTGACGCCTTCGAGCGCAAGGCAACGCTGCTTATGGATAAGCCAGGCATTGACAGTCATGGCGGGTCCGCTGCGAGCACACTCTCCAATCACGATCCAAGCAGATAG
- a CDS encoding prenyltransferase, which translates to MDQSDVMKFGGDLTLAAADQPLLEHVLAGANRMVLATSVDGNSSAAPLQFVLDGQDLIFVCCKASRIAAQVATNSSVQAVIWPCEQGSELGVEISGHCSEILDQAGRIRAVALLQAGVHVPQQAIHDVTGKVPSEFGCFRLSPTRTALVDTLAIPRFAWRDFPQNEPSHPLQALRALSRWMRLWVHAVRAPFFTAALVPVLLGGAIASYAMRRAGEGQEWSWAIFVWALVGAVLAAAGTNLINDYGDHTSGADDQNQVGANAFTGGSRMIQLGLLAPWKVLAASIACFGATIWIGLHINALIAGSAFAPTPLLMIGALGCALGVAYTVGPFPLSYRGFGEVAVAVGFGPVIVLGTSYVLTAGGATPWPVFASVVASLPVSVFILLVLWINQFQDAPADAISGKRNWVVRIAQDRDMAFTYDRVFGIYRLFNLVGFTLIVALGVLGVVTPGLATPYAWLALLPFPLFFRADRLGRRWVERWRDPNEDRKRLPFDLLQVNAMSVLLHLSTGALLALAYLLGS; encoded by the coding sequence ATGGACCAATCCGACGTGATGAAATTCGGTGGCGATTTGACACTGGCGGCCGCCGACCAGCCACTGCTCGAGCACGTCCTGGCGGGCGCGAACCGCATGGTGCTTGCGACCTCGGTCGACGGAAACAGCTCGGCTGCTCCGCTTCAATTCGTGCTCGACGGCCAAGATTTGATCTTCGTGTGTTGCAAGGCGTCTCGAATCGCGGCCCAAGTGGCGACCAATTCGTCGGTGCAGGCTGTGATCTGGCCCTGCGAACAAGGCAGTGAGCTCGGAGTGGAAATCAGCGGGCACTGCAGCGAGATTCTGGATCAGGCAGGTCGCATTCGCGCAGTCGCCCTGTTGCAAGCTGGGGTTCATGTGCCGCAACAGGCGATCCATGATGTCACGGGCAAGGTGCCCAGCGAGTTTGGCTGCTTTCGGCTGTCTCCGACGCGCACGGCACTGGTCGACACCTTGGCCATCCCGCGTTTTGCGTGGCGCGACTTTCCACAAAACGAGCCCAGCCACCCCTTGCAGGCGCTGCGGGCGCTGAGTCGCTGGATGCGACTTTGGGTGCATGCCGTTCGTGCGCCGTTTTTTACCGCGGCCCTGGTCCCTGTGCTGTTGGGGGGCGCCATTGCCAGCTATGCCATGCGGCGTGCGGGTGAAGGCCAGGAGTGGTCGTGGGCCATTTTTGTGTGGGCATTGGTCGGGGCGGTGCTGGCTGCGGCTGGCACCAATCTGATCAATGACTACGGAGATCACACCAGCGGGGCGGACGATCAGAATCAGGTGGGCGCCAATGCGTTCACTGGTGGAAGTCGGATGATCCAGCTTGGGCTTCTGGCGCCGTGGAAAGTGCTGGCAGCCAGCATTGCCTGTTTCGGGGCAACGATTTGGATCGGGCTGCACATCAACGCGCTCATCGCCGGGTCGGCGTTTGCCCCGACGCCTTTGCTGATGATCGGGGCTCTGGGCTGTGCCCTGGGCGTTGCCTACACGGTGGGGCCATTTCCGCTGAGCTACCGCGGATTTGGTGAGGTCGCGGTGGCTGTCGGTTTTGGACCCGTCATCGTCCTGGGGACAAGTTATGTCTTGACGGCAGGTGGCGCGACGCCATGGCCCGTGTTTGCCAGTGTTGTTGCGTCACTGCCCGTCAGCGTGTTCATCTTGCTCGTGCTTTGGATCAACCAGTTTCAGGATGCGCCCGCCGATGCCATCAGCGGAAAACGCAACTGGGTCGTGCGCATCGCTCAAGATCGCGACATGGCGTTCACCTATGACCGCGTATTCGGCATTTATCGCCTGTTCAACTTGGTGGGCTTCACGCTGATCGTGGCGCTCGGTGTGCTTGGTGTGGTCACTCCAGGCTTGGCGACCCCGTATGCGTGGCTCGCGCTTCTGCCGTTCCCGCTCTTTTTCAGGGCCGACCGCCTCGGCCGTCGCTGGGTGGAGCGTTGGCGCGACCCCAACGAGGATCGCAAGCGCCTTCCATTTGACCTGTTGCAGGTTAACGCAATGTCCGTGTTGCTTCACTTGTCAACCGGCGCGCTCCTCGCGCTCGCCTATCTGCTTGGATCGTGA
- a CDS encoding rhodanese-like domain-containing protein yields MPKRNSGIRRPSLAAALRAIPLLVPAVAALSPVDVVWAAMPRDATLQSLAQAVARGDDAITPEHLRNLMLAHRGDFTLIDIRSARAFAEAHIQGAQNIPLPKLFDPAEIVRLRRVPQVIVYAETTDRQAQATTLLRVAGVPALGLAGGLSAWAKKIDAWASQRETFQIVRALNTCPQAGVAPIPMLEIGSPQEAASAAGAAVAPMPKVPVRINLKGICN; encoded by the coding sequence ATGCCCAAGCGAAATTCCGGCATCCGACGGCCAAGCCTGGCCGCTGCGCTGCGTGCAATACCGCTGCTCGTTCCTGCCGTCGCTGCACTGTCTCCCGTTGACGTGGTCTGGGCGGCGATGCCACGGGACGCCACGCTTCAATCGCTGGCGCAAGCGGTGGCGCGCGGTGATGATGCGATCACGCCCGAGCATTTGCGCAACTTGATGTTGGCGCATCGAGGGGATTTCACGTTGATCGACATCCGCTCGGCCAGGGCCTTCGCTGAGGCCCACATTCAAGGTGCTCAGAACATTCCGTTGCCCAAGCTATTTGATCCGGCGGAAATTGTGCGCCTGCGGCGCGTGCCGCAGGTGATTGTCTATGCGGAAACAACCGACAGGCAGGCGCAGGCCACCACACTGCTGCGAGTGGCGGGCGTGCCGGCGCTCGGACTGGCTGGGGGCCTGAGTGCATGGGCCAAAAAGATTGACGCGTGGGCCTCTCAACGCGAAACATTTCAGATTGTGCGTGCCTTGAACACATGCCCACAGGCCGGTGTTGCGCCGATTCCAATGCTCGAAATCGGGTCGCCTCAAGAGGCTGCGTCCGCCGCGGGTGCGGCCGTTGCACCAATGCCGAAGGTTCCCGTGCGAATCAACCTGAAAGGGATCTGCAACTGA
- the nrfD gene encoding NrfD/PsrC family molybdoenzyme membrane anchor subunit, with translation MREEVLASVLANAKVEPQLAIWGWQIATYLFLGGLAAGLMVLSAWAVLARREAQAPFAAGQAPLIGFVALMVGMTTLFLDLEQKINVWRFYTGLHVTSVMSWGSWVLLLVIPALGLLTLAGLPSGFPALSAWLDRLPAIGPRLIAPISAICVMQRRKLAVLNFALGIALGIYTGVLLSAFNARPFWHSALLGPLFLTSGLSTGAAMMILGTGADGERHLFGRIDLGLILVELALIGLFLADMLNGNALQRDAAAHVLGGGATQVFWLGFIGAGLALPLALELVLWRRSMVSVAAVAAVLVLFGGFLLRDVVVKTGQETSWSHFDNQFNASLLKDLRKDGENPNGRF, from the coding sequence ATGCGCGAGGAAGTTCTGGCCAGCGTGTTGGCCAACGCAAAAGTCGAGCCTCAGCTTGCGATCTGGGGCTGGCAAATTGCGACCTATCTTTTTCTCGGTGGCCTGGCCGCAGGGCTCATGGTGTTGTCGGCTTGGGCGGTGCTTGCGCGGCGCGAGGCCCAGGCGCCGTTCGCCGCGGGCCAAGCGCCACTGATCGGATTCGTGGCATTGATGGTCGGGATGACGACCCTTTTCCTCGATCTCGAGCAAAAGATCAACGTTTGGCGCTTCTATACGGGACTTCACGTGACCTCGGTGATGTCATGGGGGTCTTGGGTGCTGCTGTTGGTCATCCCTGCACTGGGGCTGCTGACGCTGGCTGGCTTGCCCAGCGGGTTTCCGGCACTTTCGGCATGGTTGGACCGGCTGCCGGCAATCGGTCCGCGCCTGATCGCACCGATCAGTGCAATCTGCGTCATGCAGCGCCGCAAGCTGGCCGTCCTGAATTTCGCTTTGGGCATTGCCCTTGGCATTTACACCGGGGTTTTGCTGTCGGCATTCAACGCGAGACCATTCTGGCATTCGGCGCTTCTCGGCCCGCTCTTTCTCACTTCCGGGCTGTCAACCGGCGCGGCGATGATGATCTTGGGCACAGGAGCCGACGGTGAGAGGCATTTGTTCGGACGGATCGATCTGGGTCTTATCTTGGTGGAACTCGCGCTGATAGGCTTGTTTCTCGCTGATATGCTCAACGGCAACGCGCTGCAGCGCGACGCTGCGGCACACGTGCTCGGTGGTGGCGCCACCCAGGTGTTCTGGCTCGGATTCATCGGCGCCGGGCTCGCTTTGCCGCTTGCGCTGGAGCTTGTCTTATGGAGACGCTCCATGGTCAGCGTTGCAGCCGTTGCGGCGGTGTTGGTCTTGTTTGGTGGATTTTTGTTACGTGACGTGGTCGTGAAAACGGGTCAAGAGACCAGTTGGAGCCATTTCGACAACCAGTTCAATGCGTCCCTGCTGAAGGACCTGCGCAAGGACGGCGAAAACCCTAATGGTCGTTTCTGA
- a CDS encoding 4Fe-4S dicluster domain-containing protein has protein sequence MTRYAMVIDTKTCVGCTACVDACRMENDVPEGLCYDWVVEVTTGIYPDLATEFRSERCNHCSHATCVEVCPTGASQYWNGTNIVVVDATRCTGCKACIAACPYDARLIMQPQGYIGKCTFCVHRVQVGDDPACVAVCPTRAMHFGLVDEPTSEVSQLLASRKHYTLHPESGNEPNVFYLR, from the coding sequence ATGACGCGGTATGCCATGGTGATCGACACAAAGACCTGCGTGGGCTGCACGGCATGCGTTGATGCATGCCGCATGGAAAATGATGTCCCCGAAGGGCTGTGCTACGACTGGGTGGTTGAGGTCACCACCGGGATCTATCCGGATTTGGCGACTGAATTTCGTTCCGAGCGGTGCAACCATTGCTCGCATGCAACCTGCGTCGAAGTCTGCCCCACTGGCGCGAGCCAATATTGGAACGGTACCAATATCGTGGTCGTGGATGCCACGCGCTGCACTGGCTGCAAGGCCTGCATCGCCGCCTGCCCTTACGACGCGCGTTTGATCATGCAGCCGCAGGGCTATATCGGCAAATGCACGTTCTGCGTTCATCGAGTCCAAGTCGGCGACGATCCCGCGTGTGTAGCCGTGTGTCCGACGCGCGCGATGCATTTCGGGCTGGTTGACGAGCCGACCAGTGAGGTCAGCCAACTGCTCGCCAGCCGCAAACACTACACACTGCATCCCGAGAGCGGCAACGAGCCAAACGTGTTTTACCTGCGTTGA
- a CDS encoding molybdopterin-dependent oxidoreductase: MQRRDFLKVSAAVGSVALLGSTLEGCSQPAEWQKMMTQAPAKQSPTVCNICFWGCAASVHTRDGELWKITGQPGDPHSNGRLCTRGTGGVGAYYDPNRLVKPLLRVQRNGKQSFEPVSWDVALGFISEKLSKVAREHGADRVAALVHGPGAGHFDHLVRAFGSDSIAQPAFAQCRGPRDTGFFLTFGEGLESPEQTDMENARCIVLVGSHIGENLHNSQVQTFGDAIRNDATIITVDPRFSVAAGKSQHWLPIRPGTDIALLLAWINVILAEQLYSRDYVVRNTLGFDALAQHVAPFTPEWAYPETGVDAELIRRTARIMAAAAPATVIHPGRHSTWWGDDTQRARAMAILAGLLGIWGARGGYYLPEAVELPSYPLPAYPAPKASWRDITLKKYPLAGAAVTNVIIDNALGKDAHYKALIVYDTNLPMTMPGVREKLATASQSLELIVAIDVQPSEMTGYADVVLPECSYLERYDPLRNSPEREPCVALRAPALPPRGDSKPGWWIAKELGKRLGLERYFPWQDYSEVVDWQLKQVGSSLAEMQKIGLKKFPRRTPLYWDAGANIPWKTPSEKIELYSTLLRDSGFEPLPHYTPPRPPSDGYFHLNYGRAPQHSFSRTQNNPVLFQLMPENLVWIHPQAARRFGIDNATYVRLVNQDGVVSNPVRVRVTERTRPDSVWLVHGFGHTASGLKLAFGRGADDSALMTRVLIDPIMGGTGMRGNFVTFRKEVVS, encoded by the coding sequence ATGCAGCGCCGTGACTTCTTGAAGGTCAGCGCGGCAGTGGGGTCTGTCGCGCTGCTGGGGTCTACGCTGGAAGGGTGCAGCCAGCCTGCCGAATGGCAGAAGATGATGACACAAGCACCTGCAAAGCAAAGCCCGACGGTCTGCAATATCTGCTTTTGGGGTTGTGCCGCAAGTGTGCATACGCGAGACGGTGAGCTTTGGAAAATCACGGGCCAGCCGGGTGATCCGCATTCGAACGGACGGCTATGCACGCGCGGAACCGGCGGCGTTGGCGCGTACTACGATCCAAATCGGCTGGTCAAGCCGCTGTTGCGGGTGCAGCGCAATGGGAAGCAGAGCTTCGAGCCGGTCAGCTGGGACGTGGCGCTTGGCTTCATCAGCGAAAAACTGAGTAAAGTCGCGCGCGAGCACGGCGCCGATCGCGTCGCGGCGCTTGTCCACGGCCCGGGCGCCGGACACTTTGACCACCTTGTACGCGCTTTCGGAAGCGACAGCATCGCGCAGCCTGCATTTGCGCAGTGCCGCGGGCCACGTGACACCGGATTTTTCCTGACGTTCGGCGAAGGGTTGGAGTCACCCGAACAGACCGACATGGAGAATGCGCGGTGCATTGTGCTGGTTGGATCGCATATCGGCGAAAACCTTCATAACAGTCAGGTGCAGACGTTCGGGGACGCCATACGCAACGATGCAACCATTATTACCGTCGATCCGCGTTTCTCGGTGGCGGCCGGAAAATCCCAGCATTGGCTGCCGATCCGGCCGGGTACAGATATTGCCCTGCTGCTGGCTTGGATCAATGTCATCTTGGCCGAGCAGCTTTATAGCCGCGATTATGTTGTGCGCAACACATTGGGTTTCGACGCGCTGGCGCAGCACGTCGCGCCGTTCACACCCGAGTGGGCTTATCCCGAGACCGGGGTCGACGCCGAGCTCATCCGCCGTACAGCGCGCATCATGGCCGCTGCGGCGCCCGCCACCGTCATTCACCCTGGGCGTCATTCGACCTGGTGGGGTGACGATACGCAACGCGCCCGTGCGATGGCGATTCTGGCTGGACTGCTAGGCATCTGGGGAGCACGCGGCGGGTATTACCTACCGGAGGCGGTCGAGCTCCCAAGCTACCCGCTTCCCGCTTACCCCGCGCCGAAGGCGTCGTGGCGGGACATCACCCTGAAAAAGTATCCGCTCGCGGGAGCAGCGGTCACGAATGTCATTATCGATAACGCCCTCGGCAAGGATGCCCACTACAAGGCGCTGATCGTCTACGACACCAATTTGCCGATGACGATGCCGGGGGTGCGGGAGAAGCTCGCCACCGCATCCCAGTCGCTTGAGTTGATTGTGGCCATTGATGTGCAGCCGTCAGAGATGACGGGGTATGCGGACGTGGTGCTGCCCGAATGCTCCTATCTTGAGCGCTACGACCCGTTGCGAAATTCGCCTGAACGTGAGCCTTGCGTGGCCCTGCGCGCGCCGGCACTGCCACCTCGGGGCGATTCGAAGCCTGGCTGGTGGATTGCGAAAGAGCTCGGCAAGAGGCTTGGGCTTGAGCGTTATTTCCCGTGGCAAGACTACAGTGAAGTGGTGGACTGGCAGTTGAAGCAGGTCGGCAGTTCTCTCGCCGAGATGCAGAAGATCGGTCTCAAGAAGTTCCCGCGTCGCACGCCGCTGTATTGGGATGCGGGCGCAAACATTCCTTGGAAAACGCCCAGCGAAAAGATCGAGCTGTATTCGACTCTGCTGAGAGATTCGGGATTCGAGCCGCTGCCGCATTACACGCCGCCTCGGCCCCCGTCCGACGGCTATTTCCATCTGAACTATGGCCGTGCGCCGCAACACAGCTTCAGCAGGACCCAGAACAATCCGGTCCTCTTTCAGCTGATGCCCGAAAACCTGGTCTGGATCCACCCGCAGGCTGCGCGCCGCTTTGGTATCGACAATGCCACCTACGTCCGGCTGGTCAATCAGGACGGCGTTGTCAGCAACCCTGTGCGGGTGCGGGTCACCGAGCGCACGCGGCCGGATTCGGTTTGGCTCGTCCATGGATTTGGCCACACTGCAAGCGGCCTCAAATTGGCGTTTGGTCGTGGAGCGGACGATTCGGCGCTCATGACCCGAGTCCTGATCGATCCGATCATGGGTGGCACAGGGATGCGGGGAAATTTCGTCACATTCCGCAAGGAGGTGGTGTCATGA
- a CDS encoding TIGR04190 family B12-binding domain/radical SAM domain protein: MDLLLLHAPSVYDFRKHAILYGPVSDLIPSSTVFEMYPLGFLTIASYLRRQGMEVRIVNLALRMINSRRFSVPRFLAKIAKPAAIGIDLHWLPHCHGALEVARIAKEILPDTPIIMGGLSSSYFHEELITYPQVDYVLRGDSTEPPLHQLLLALRDGSDLTTIPNLTWKKAGAVQVNPYTFIPATLDYADLRPDLMVEMVLRYRDLQSVTPFNGWTKNPITTVFTVKGCAHDCVTCGSSHTTCTHLTMRDKPVFRSPASLVENMQAISRLTRAPIFLVGDLLQAGPMHAAEVLEQLRLARINNEIVFEFFTVPPTSVLQAIARSTKNWSMEFSPESHDRAVRNAQGGGEGEYDNTAMESFFQEALRQGCHRIDVFFMIGLPQQTVRSVHETIDYCEHLFALGDARLSCFISPMGPFLDPGSRGFEEPERLGYRLFARTLEEHRQLLIQPTWERILNYETRWMSRTELVDVTYAAAERLNDLKVRHGRISPRRGRKVASQIKEARALRARLDAELATGKASSAYQSLAGEISRFSMDTVCDKRELFWPRHAVNFKAKEIVRIIKRYLSGQIESPNA, translated from the coding sequence GTGGACTTGCTGCTTCTCCATGCGCCGAGCGTGTATGACTTTCGCAAACATGCGATCCTTTATGGACCCGTGAGCGACCTGATTCCGTCGTCAACGGTATTCGAGATGTATCCCCTCGGTTTCCTGACGATCGCGAGCTATCTTCGGCGGCAGGGAATGGAAGTGCGCATCGTCAATCTGGCGCTGCGCATGATCAATAGCCGCCGCTTCAGCGTTCCGCGCTTCCTTGCCAAAATTGCCAAGCCCGCGGCCATCGGGATCGATCTCCATTGGCTGCCACATTGCCATGGCGCGCTGGAGGTGGCGCGCATCGCAAAGGAAATTCTGCCCGACACGCCAATCATCATGGGCGGCCTGTCGTCAAGTTACTTTCATGAGGAGCTGATCACCTATCCGCAGGTCGACTATGTCTTGCGGGGCGACAGCACCGAGCCGCCCCTGCACCAGTTGCTGCTTGCCTTGCGCGACGGAAGCGATCTCACCACCATTCCAAACCTTACGTGGAAAAAGGCCGGGGCAGTCCAGGTCAACCCGTATACCTTCATCCCGGCCACTCTCGATTACGCCGACTTGCGGCCGGACCTGATGGTCGAGATGGTTCTTCGCTATCGTGACTTGCAGAGCGTCACACCGTTCAACGGCTGGACCAAGAACCCCATCACCACCGTGTTCACGGTCAAGGGCTGTGCACACGACTGTGTCACGTGCGGCAGCTCGCACACAACCTGCACGCACCTGACGATGCGCGACAAACCCGTGTTCCGCAGCCCGGCAAGCCTGGTCGAGAACATGCAGGCCATCAGCCGTCTGACACGCGCTCCGATTTTCCTGGTCGGCGATCTGCTCCAAGCCGGCCCAATGCATGCCGCGGAAGTTCTCGAGCAGCTTCGGCTGGCCCGCATCAACAACGAAATCGTCTTCGAGTTTTTCACCGTGCCGCCGACCTCGGTGCTGCAAGCCATTGCTCGATCGACCAAAAACTGGAGCATGGAGTTCAGTCCTGAAAGCCATGACCGCGCGGTTCGCAATGCGCAAGGCGGAGGCGAAGGCGAATATGACAATACTGCGATGGAGTCGTTCTTTCAGGAGGCGCTAAGGCAGGGCTGCCACCGCATTGACGTATTTTTCATGATTGGCTTGCCGCAACAGACCGTACGCTCGGTCCATGAGACCATCGATTACTGCGAACATCTCTTTGCCCTGGGTGACGCACGGCTGTCCTGCTTCATTTCACCCATGGGACCTTTCCTCGATCCGGGTAGCCGTGGCTTCGAAGAACCGGAACGCCTCGGGTACCGCCTCTTCGCACGCACACTCGAAGAGCACCGGCAGCTGCTGATACAGCCAACCTGGGAGCGGATCCTCAATTACGAAACCCGGTGGATGAGTCGTACCGAGCTGGTCGACGTCACCTACGCGGCGGCTGAGCGTCTCAACGATCTAAAGGTTCGGCATGGCCGGATTTCACCGCGTCGCGGCCGAAAGGTGGCCAGCCAAATCAAGGAAGCGCGCGCCTTGCGCGCCAGACTGGACGCCGAGCTGGCCACCGGAAAGGCCTCTTCGGCCTACCAGAGTCTGGCGGGCGAGATATCACGATTCAGCATGGACACGGTTTGCGACAAGCGCGAACTGTTCTGGCCACGGCACGCCGTCAATTTCAAGGCCAAAGAGATTGTGCGCATTATTAAACGGTATCTTTCAGGCCAGATCGAGTCGCCCAACGCGTAG
- a CDS encoding sulfurtransferase encodes MKGKLLFAICVLGVVAQAASASGLPGALVTPQWLSRHLNEVTVVDIRDDMKNLTQEPQFGGVAASGKKSLLQTGGHIANAIAVDFNKIRVDRIVDGVKIQAQMPTAQRFTKIMDDSGLNKSDKPIVIVSVGDSVSSVDMATRLYFQLRFFGEPRDKIAILNGGLNAWLQDGYPVSVDKIAAATGNWTAGPADQKILASLEQVKVGLREGSYQFVDARPVDQFLGVVRSPVDKTPGHLAGAVSFPTDAIVRPIGAAYEFMSARDYKMILAQFHIRPDVPTISYCNTALFASGAWFVMSEIVGNPNSKLYAGSMIEWTNLGNPTVGLPD; translated from the coding sequence ATGAAGGGGAAATTGTTGTTCGCAATTTGCGTTCTTGGGGTGGTGGCTCAAGCCGCTTCGGCCTCTGGCCTGCCGGGTGCGCTCGTCACTCCGCAATGGCTGAGCCGGCATCTCAACGAGGTTACGGTTGTCGATATCCGCGACGACATGAAGAATTTGACCCAAGAACCACAATTCGGGGGTGTCGCGGCCAGTGGGAAAAAGAGTTTGCTGCAGACCGGCGGGCATATTGCCAATGCGATTGCTGTCGATTTCAACAAGATCCGGGTTGACCGGATCGTCGACGGGGTGAAGATTCAGGCACAAATGCCCACCGCGCAGCGCTTTACAAAGATTATGGATGATTCGGGTCTGAACAAGTCCGACAAGCCTATTGTCATTGTTTCGGTCGGCGACAGCGTCTCGTCCGTGGATATGGCCACCCGGCTTTATTTCCAGCTGCGCTTTTTCGGTGAGCCCCGCGACAAAATTGCCATTTTAAATGGTGGCCTCAACGCGTGGTTGCAAGACGGCTATCCGGTAAGTGTTGACAAGATTGCCGCAGCAACCGGAAACTGGACCGCCGGCCCCGCCGACCAAAAAATCCTTGCCTCTTTGGAACAGGTCAAAGTGGGGTTGCGGGAAGGCTCGTATCAGTTCGTCGACGCCCGTCCCGTGGATCAGTTCCTGGGTGTCGTCAGGAGTCCAGTGGATAAAACACCAGGGCACTTGGCGGGCGCCGTGTCCTTCCCGACCGACGCGATTGTCAGGCCGATTGGCGCGGCCTACGAATTTATGAGCGCAAGAGATTACAAGATGATCTTGGCCCAATTCCATATCAGGCCGGACGTGCCGACCATTAGCTACTGCAATACGGCGCTTTTTGCCTCCGGTGCGTGGTTCGTGATGAGCGAAATCGTCGGTAATCCAAACTCGAAGCTCTATGCGGGATCCATGATCGAATGGACGAATCTCGGAAATCCGACTGTCGGCTTGCCAGATTAG
- the hemW gene encoding radical SAM family heme chaperone HemW — protein sequence MTGPVIPIVDTPLEHGQMALAEAAARMPDYMRAGTLQLHALPPLSLYVHLPWCLRKCPYCDFNSHEWRGEQPRIPELRYVQALVADLETALPLIWGRRVTSIFFGGGTPSLFSPDAVDALLAQVRARVQLASDAEITLEANPGTFERERFKAYAQAGVNRLSIGVQSFDDDMLGRLGRVHDAAQARAAIEEAQTVVPNFNIDLMFALPGQTVEHARAEVAKALAFQPAHLSLYQLTIEPQTAFAKRPPAHLPDGDLAADMQQAVADLAQADGLDRYEVSAYARPGHACRHNRNYWDFGDYLGIGAGAHSKLSFAHRIIRQTRWRQPERYMQQAVQGAPVESEAEIARRELPFEFLLNALRLREGFATELYTQRTGLPLSTLRAGLEKANRLGLVRQTGEFIAATPRGWDLLNEVLTLFLPSEQDRKPRSIQSNAI from the coding sequence ATGACGGGGCCTGTGATTCCCATCGTCGACACGCCGCTTGAGCATGGGCAGATGGCACTGGCCGAGGCTGCTGCTCGCATGCCTGACTATATGCGGGCAGGTACGTTGCAACTGCATGCGCTGCCGCCGCTCAGTCTTTACGTGCACCTGCCTTGGTGCCTGCGCAAGTGTCCGTATTGTGACTTCAACTCGCATGAGTGGCGGGGGGAGCAGCCCCGGATTCCCGAACTGCGCTACGTGCAGGCGCTCGTCGCTGATCTGGAAACGGCGCTGCCACTGATCTGGGGTCGACGTGTCACGAGCATCTTCTTCGGGGGAGGCACTCCGAGCCTGTTCTCGCCCGATGCCGTCGACGCTCTGTTGGCCCAAGTGCGCGCTCGCGTGCAACTGGCGTCCGACGCAGAGATCACCCTTGAGGCTAATCCTGGAACCTTTGAGCGCGAGCGTTTCAAGGCTTATGCCCAGGCGGGGGTCAATCGCCTGTCCATTGGCGTGCAGAGCTTCGACGATGACATGCTCGGCAGGCTCGGGCGTGTCCACGACGCCGCGCAAGCGCGGGCTGCCATCGAGGAAGCCCAAACCGTCGTGCCCAACTTCAATATCGATCTCATGTTTGCCCTGCCAGGGCAGACCGTCGAGCACGCGCGCGCCGAGGTTGCGAAGGCACTTGCTTTTCAGCCTGCGCACCTGTCGCTTTACCAGCTCACCATCGAGCCCCAGACTGCATTTGCGAAGCGACCCCCAGCGCATCTCCCCGACGGCGATCTCGCCGCCGACATGCAGCAGGCGGTCGCCGATCTGGCTCAGGCTGACGGACTCGATCGCTATGAGGTCTCCGCCTATGCGCGACCGGGCCACGCCTGCCGCCATAACCGGAACTACTGGGATTTCGGCGACTACCTGGGCATCGGCGCCGGAGCGCACTCCAAACTGAGTTTCGCGCATCGCATCATTCGCCAGACCCGATGGCGGCAGCCTGAACGTTATATGCAGCAAGCCGTGCAAGGCGCACCGGTCGAGTCCGAAGCCGAAATCGCAAGGCGCGAGCTTCCATTTGAGTTCCTTCTCAACGCGCTGCGCCTGCGCGAAGGATTTGCGACAGAGCTTTACACGCAGCGTACGGGCTTGCCCCTGTCCACGTTGCGCGCAGGGCTCGAGAAAGCCAATCGGCTTGGGCTTGTGAGGCAGACGGGAGAATTCATCGCTGCAACTCCCAGGGGTTGGGATCTGCTCAATGAGGTGCTGACATTGTTTCTCCCCTCTGAACAGGACCGCAAACCGCGGTCGATTCAGTCAAATGCGATTTAG